One window from the genome of Malus domestica chromosome 01, GDT2T_hap1 encodes:
- the LOC103443707 gene encoding pentatricopeptide repeat-containing protein At3g49240, mitochondrial-like has protein sequence MALSKPTFLTHLKTLAKPPIRRRLAPPSFISLRFLSFATPEEAAAERRQRKRRLRLEPPLSSLHRNQQQQQQQSPKPQINPNAPKLPEPVSALSGNRLNLHNRILTLVRQNDLEEAALYTRHSIYSNCRPTIFTVNAVLTAQLRQSKYSDLLTLHRFITQAGVAPNIITHNLIFQTYMDCRKPDTAMEHYKQLINDAPFNPSPTTYRILIKGLVDNNKLDRAMELKEEIDVKGFVPDPVVYHYLMQGCVKNSDSDGVFKLYEELKEKLGGAVEDGVVYGSLMKGYFMREMEKEAMDCYEEAVGESSKVKMSAVAYNSVLDALSKNGKFDEALRLFDRMIQEHNPPKRLAVNLGSFNVMANGYCAEGRFKDAIEVFRKMGDYRCSPDALSFNNLIDQLCKNGMLSEAEELYGEMPDKGVNPDEFTYVLLMDTCFEENRPADAAEYFRKMVDAKLRPNLAVYNKLADGLVKVGKIDEAKSFFDLMVKKLKMDIPSYQFIMKTLSDAGKLDEVLNVVDTMLDDDGVEFDEEVQEFVKGLLRKDGREDEVGKLMEEKERQKAEVKAKELEAAEAAKRSARAAVSSLLPSKLFGNKEPEAGSTEATENASEAASASEAASASEAAQTGQEERSGEEGQGSAEIESKSDGATEQVSV, from the coding sequence ATGGCTCTCTCCAAACCCACCTTCCTTACCCAcctcaaaaccctagcaaagcCCCCAATTCGCCGCCGTTTAGCGCCACCCTCTTTCATCTCCCTCCGTTTTCTCTCCTTCGCCACCCCCGAAGAAGCCGCCGCCGAACGACGCCAGCGCAAGCGCCGCCTCCGCCTCGAACCCCCTCTCTCCTCCCTCCACCGCAACCAGCAGCAACAACAGCAACAGTCCCCAAAACCCCAAATAAACCCTAACGCCCCCAAGCTCCCTGAACCCGTTTCGGCCCTCTCCGGCAACCGCCTCAACCTCCACAACCGCATTCTCACCCTCGTCCGCCAGAATGATCTCGAGGAGGCTGCTCTCTACACCCGCCACTCCATCTACTCCAACTGCCGACCCACCATTTTCACCGTCAACGCCGTGCTCACTGCTCAGCTCCGTCAGTCCAAGTACTCCGACCTCCTCACCCTCCACCGTTTCATCACTCAGGCCGGCGTTGCCCCCAATATCATCACTCACAATCTCATCTTCCAGACTTATATGGATTGTCGCAAGCCCGATACCGCCATGGAACACTACAAGCAGCTGATCAATGACGCCCCCTTCAACCCTTCCCCCACCACTTATCGGATTTTGATCAAAGGGTTGGTGGATAACAATAAATTGGACAGGGCTATGGAGCTCAAGGAGGAAATTGATGTCAAGGGTTTCGTGCCGGACCCGGTTGTTTACCATTACTTGATGCAGGGATGTGTGAAGAATTCGGATTCGGATGGGGTTTTCAAGCTTTATGAGGAGTTGAAGGAGAAGTTGGGAGGGGCTGTGGAAGATGGGGTTGTGTATGGGAGCTTGATGAAGGGGTATTTCATGAGGGAGATGGAGAAGGAGGCCATGGATTGTTATGAGGAGGCTGTGGGAGAGAGTTCCAAGGTGAAGATGAGCGCCGTGGCTTATAATTCTGTTTTGGATGCCTTGAGCAAGAATGGCAAGTTTGACGAGGCATTGAGATTGTTTGATAGGATGATCCAGGAGCATAACCCGCCGAAGCGTTTGGCTGTGAATTTGGGAAGCTTCAATGTGATGGCGAACGGGTATTGCGCAGAGGGGAGGTTTAAGGATGCCATTGAGGTTTTCAGGAAGATGGGAGACTATAGGTGTAGTCCGGACGCATTGTCATTCAATAATTTGATTGACCAATTGTGCAAGAATGGGATGCTGAGTGAAGCTGAAGAGCTTTATGGAGAAATGCCCGACAAGGGAGTGAATCCAGATGAGTTTACATACGTTTTGTTGATGGATACTTGTTTCGAGGAGAATAGGCCCGCTGATGCAGCTGAGTACTTCAGAAAAATGGTTGATGCCAAGCTGAGGCCGAATTTGGCGGTTTATAATAAGTTGGCTGATGGATTGGTTAAGGTAGGAAAAATTGACGAGGCTAAATCGTTTTTCGATTTGATGGTGAAGAAGCTCAAGATGGACATTCCAAGCTATCAGTTTATAATGAAGACGTTGAGTGATGCTGGTAAACTCGATGAGGTGCTTAATGTGGTAGATACAATGCTGGATGACGATGGGGTTGAATTCGATGAGGAGGTGCAGGAGTTTGTTAAAGGGTTGCTGAGAAAGGATGGGAGAGAGGACGAAGTGGGGAAGCTTATGGAGGAGAAAGAAAGGCAGAAGGCTGAAGTTAAGGCTAAGGAGCTCGAGGCAGCAGAAGCGGCAAAGAGAAGTGCAAGAGCTGCTGTCTCCTCCTTACTTCCATCCAAGTTGTTCGGGAATAAAGAACCTGAGGCAGGCTCTACAGAGGCCACTGAAAATGCAAGTGAAGCTGCCTCAGCGAGTGAAGCTGCCTCAGCGAGTGAAGCTGCACAGACTGGTCAGGAGGAACGTAGCGGAGAAGAAGGCCAAGGCTCAGCTGAGATAGAGTCCAAAAGTGACGGCGCAACTGAGCAGGTATCGGTTTGA
- the LOC103443714 gene encoding E3 ubiquitin-protein ligase SINAT5 — translation MDLESIECVSSSDGLDEDEIHPHHNTLHPHPHPHQHHHEFSKPRSNVTTNATINGPTAIAPATSVHELLECPVCTNSMYPPIHQCHNGHTLCSTCKSRVHNRCPTCRQELGDIRCLALEKVAESLELPCKYYALGCPEIFPYYSKLKHESVCNFRPYNCPYAGSECSVVGDIPFLVAHLRDDHKVDMHTGCTFNHRYVKSNPREVENATWMLTVFHCFGQYFCLHFEAFQLGMAPVYMAFLRFMGDENEARNYSYSLEVGANGRKLIWEGTPRSVRDSHRKVRDSHDGLIIQRNMALFFSGGDRKELKLRVTGRIWKEQQNQDSGVCIPNLCS, via the exons ATGGACTTGGAAAGCATCGAGTGTGTGTCGTCCTCAGATGGACTCGATGAGGACGAGATCCATCCCCACCACAACACTCTGCACCCGCATCCTCATCCTCATCAGCACCACCATGAATTTTCCAAGCCCAGAAGCAATGTCACCACCAACGCCACCATCAACGGGCCCACCGCCATTGCTCCCGCCACCAGCGTCCACGAGCTGCTCGAATGCCCCGTCTGCACCAATTCCATGTACCCGCCAATCCATCAG TGCCACAATGGCCACACACTCTGTTCCACTTGTAAATCGAGGGTACACAATCGCTGCCCCACTTGTAGACAGGAGCTTGGAGATATTAGGTGTTTAGCGCTGGAGAAGGTGGCCGAGTCACTTGAGTTACCCTGCAAGTATTACGCCTTGGGATGCCCAGAGATATTCCCGTACTACAGCAAACTAAAGCATGAATCGGTGTGCAACTTCAGACCGTACAATTGCCCTTATGCTGGATCGGAGTGCTCTGTTGTTGGAGACATCCCTTTCCTGGTTGCCCATCTAAGGGATGATCACAAGGTGGACATGCACACAGGATGCACATTCAACCATCGTTATGTGAAGTCAAATCCGCGGGAAGTAGAGAACGCCACATGGATGCTAACA GTCTTCCATTGTTTTGGTCAATACTTCTGCCTACATTTTGAAGCCTTCCAGCTCGGCATGGCTCCTGTTTATATGGCATTCCTACGTTTTATGGGCGACGAGAATGAGGCCCGGAATTACAGCTACAGCTTAGAGGTTGGAGCGAATGGCAGGAAACTCATATGGGAGGGGACACCACGAAGTGTCCGTGATAGCCACCGGAAGGTCAGGGATAGCCACGATGGTCTCATTATCCAACGAAACATGGCTCTGTTCTTCTCCGGAGGCGACAGGAAGGAGCTGAAGCTGAGAGTTACCGGGAGGATATGGAAGGAACAGCAAAATCAAGATTCTGGGGTGTGCATACCAAACCTGTGTAGCTAA